A section of the Pseudomonas flavescens genome encodes:
- a CDS encoding calcium-binding protein, whose protein sequence is MDIQGTNGNDTLIGSDVADQISGLGGDDLLIGGAGSDTLSGGLGNDTLRGGQGADTYRFSRGGGRDVIDDAGDDGFINRLEFDAGIMPEDVSCRRIDNDLVLSLVNSNDQVVVRNYFSNTSLPEIAEIIFANGPHWSPYEVRMRVENAPQGALMVGTSGADVLLGGATADTLDGGAGDDLLNGGSGDDLLLGGDGNDTLVSGLGFDTLIGGQGNDIYRLAADWGQVLINEQASGGFDVIELFNVSSISMQLQRVGNDLILLRRDTSDRVTISNYFSTSADGQSAIEEIRFSDQSWNRTHVLNLLSVGTPYNDNLTGTDAPDYLFAGMGDDQLSGLGGNDRLEGGAGNDTLYGGAGDDTLIGGDGDDWLDGGEGHNQLIGGMGNDTYVVDQPSSFIQEDADGGIDTVRSSTHHWLNYALENLILTGSANSDGFGNDLNNEVTGNAGNNYLEGREGNDLINGMDGNDVLLGGMGNDNLYGGAGNDNLNGGDGDDWLDGGEGYDQLIGGMGNDTYVMGRNYTSIIENDNGGIDTVRSSMTHMLGYALENLVLTGSAHIDGNGNELDNELTGNTGNNRLKGEAGNDRLYGLDGNDTLEGSVGNDSLYGGSGDDELIGGDGDDWLDGGDGFNRLVGGMGNDTYVIDQNKSSIYETPDGGLDTVRSSITFGLGYALENLVLTGTEHIDGFGNELNNEVIGNAGNNKLEGGAGNDYLDGGAGNDQLSGGAGNDTYFFSRGWGQDTIADNGNGLDVIRFAAGIMPSDIQALHRSGDLILNLKGSTDSIRVVGYFLNNGTGSNAIEEIRFANGQLWSFGQVHALALRGENGDDLLNGFNTADTLDGGAGNDTLNGAEGNDLLYGGDGNDVLNGGTGNDTMRGGFGNDTYVVDSLGDVILENSNEGIDTIESSISIPSPLSANIENLRLTGNGNLTGIGNSANNLITGNQGANYLVGNAGNDTLSGEGGNDTLEGGIGNDVYRFARGWGADTVQNYESLSNGLDAIEFAADIQPGDIRASRSGSNLVLSLNGSSDRITVTNYFQNDGATSYAVDEIRFANGTRWSISTIKAMVLLGTSGNDTLTGYASADSIIGGAGNDSIIGGSGNDTLDGGSGNDSIAGGFGDDRLVGGTGNDQLLGGSGNDLYTFARGWGQDVILDTEGALDVIDFAAGITPDDITVSHDGDDLLLKLLGSTDSIRVVGYFGTEGTAAVEQVRFVDGTQWLPEQLRSQVLQGDAGNDSLIGFASADVLMGQAGNDSLSGLAGNDTLYGGAGNDLLDGGDGDDLLSGDTGADTLIGGAGDDRYWVDADDVVIEAMDSGTDTIESRASWILGDNIENLILSGPAVEGIGNALNNDIQGGYGNNLLRGEAGDDRLNGGLGNDTLVGGTGNDTYVFDNYWGQDVIHNQDDGVGKHDVIEFAAFNPEHISFRRVADNLVFSRNNTQDTLTVIDFFQGDGTGPASIEEVRFGNGVVWTGDYIRNSTLQSSSGNDTLRGFSTNDGIAGDDGHDELYGLGGDDTLDGGAGDDRLFGGAGNDRLLGGLGNDSMEGGTGDDIYQVDSLDDAVIENPDAGIDTIESSVSLTLGSNIENLLLTGTTAINGTGNTLDNLLIGNEAANLLSGGAGADRLIGGAGNDTLSGGAGNDIYVFERGWGQDTLNNFDSSAGKRDTIEFGMGISPSDIGVRKSGSDLQLTLKGSDDRITITNALVLGWNATYVVNEVRFADGTVWNAEQLRTQSMQGGDGNDWLGGYNFDDLIVGGLGNDSLGGLGGNDTLDGGPGNDNLQGGYGNDVYLFTRGWGQDTIADVDVASGSADAIVFGEGITPEDIVFSHADGNLNLQLRGSTDSISVYGYFRFNTHVIEEIRFADGSVVTYQQLHQSFLTGGDGNDVRTGFPLNDLLSGGLGNDSLRGVNGNDTLLGGAGDDWLHGGFGDDLLQGGTGNDTLLGGAGSDTYLFGRGDGQDRIDNSEATADSLDTLSFSEGISAEQLWFRQSGNNLDVSLVGGSERITIANWYKGSAYQLDQFKSADGKTLLDGQVQGLVDAMAAFGVPAGAEGNLTTAQRDELNLVIAANWQ, encoded by the coding sequence ATGGATATTCAAGGCACGAACGGTAACGACACCCTGATCGGCAGCGACGTAGCAGACCAGATTTCCGGCCTGGGAGGTGATGACCTTCTGATTGGCGGAGCTGGTTCTGACACGCTGTCAGGTGGCTTGGGCAACGACACTCTGCGGGGCGGCCAGGGAGCGGATACCTATCGCTTCAGTCGCGGTGGCGGGCGCGACGTGATCGACGACGCGGGGGATGACGGCTTCATCAATCGTCTCGAATTCGACGCTGGCATCATGCCGGAGGATGTCAGTTGCCGGCGTATCGATAATGACCTGGTACTGAGCCTTGTTAACTCGAATGACCAGGTCGTTGTGCGCAATTACTTTTCCAACACAAGCCTGCCGGAAATCGCGGAAATCATCTTTGCCAACGGCCCTCATTGGTCACCTTACGAAGTACGGATGAGAGTGGAGAACGCCCCTCAGGGGGCGCTCATGGTCGGTACCTCTGGAGCGGATGTATTGCTCGGTGGTGCCACAGCAGACACTCTGGACGGTGGTGCTGGCGATGACCTGCTCAACGGCGGCAGCGGCGATGACCTGCTGCTAGGCGGTGACGGCAACGACACGCTGGTAAGCGGCCTTGGATTCGACACCCTGATAGGTGGCCAAGGCAATGATATTTATCGTCTGGCAGCCGACTGGGGCCAGGTACTCATCAACGAGCAGGCCAGTGGTGGCTTCGATGTAATCGAGCTATTCAATGTGTCGTCGATCAGCATGCAGCTGCAGAGAGTTGGCAATGACCTGATTTTGCTCCGACGAGATACAAGCGACAGAGTCACTATCAGCAACTATTTCAGCACAAGCGCTGACGGCCAAAGTGCCATTGAAGAGATTCGTTTCTCCGACCAGAGCTGGAACCGTACCCACGTTCTCAATCTACTGAGCGTTGGCACGCCCTACAACGACAACCTGACAGGCACCGATGCACCAGACTATCTGTTCGCAGGCATGGGCGACGATCAGCTCTCTGGCCTGGGCGGCAACGACCGCCTGGAAGGCGGCGCAGGTAATGACACGCTGTACGGTGGTGCGGGCGACGACACACTGATCGGTGGCGATGGTGACGACTGGCTCGATGGCGGCGAAGGCCACAACCAGCTCATCGGCGGGATGGGTAATGACACCTACGTAGTCGACCAACCCTCCAGTTTCATTCAGGAAGATGCTGACGGCGGTATCGATACGGTACGCAGCAGCACGCACCACTGGCTCAATTACGCCCTCGAAAACCTGATACTGACCGGCAGCGCGAATAGCGACGGTTTCGGCAATGACCTGAATAACGAAGTAACCGGCAATGCCGGCAACAACTACCTAGAGGGTAGAGAGGGCAACGACCTCATCAACGGTATGGACGGTAACGACGTCCTGCTAGGAGGCATGGGTAACGACAACCTCTATGGCGGCGCAGGCAACGATAACCTCAACGGCGGCGACGGCGACGACTGGCTCGATGGCGGCGAAGGCTATGACCAGCTAATCGGTGGCATGGGTAATGACACCTACGTAATGGGTCGAAACTACACCTCCATTATCGAGAATGATAACGGCGGGATCGATACAGTACGCAGCAGCATGACCCACATGCTTGGTTACGCTCTCGAAAATCTTGTCCTTACCGGCAGTGCCCATATCGATGGCAACGGCAACGAGCTGGACAACGAACTCACTGGTAATACCGGCAATAACCGCCTCAAGGGCGAGGCCGGTAACGACCGCCTCTATGGTCTGGACGGCAATGACACACTGGAAGGCAGCGTGGGCAACGACAGCCTTTACGGTGGCTCAGGCGACGACGAACTGATCGGCGGTGATGGTGACGACTGGCTCGATGGCGGAGACGGTTTCAATCGACTGGTTGGCGGGATGGGTAATGACACCTATGTCATTGACCAAAACAAATCCTCGATTTACGAAACACCCGACGGCGGGCTGGACACAGTGCGCAGCAGCATCACCTTCGGCCTGGGTTATGCCCTTGAAAACCTGGTTCTTACCGGTACCGAGCATATCGACGGTTTTGGTAACGAGCTGAACAATGAGGTCATCGGCAATGCGGGCAACAACAAGCTCGAAGGCGGAGCTGGCAATGACTACCTCGACGGTGGCGCCGGTAACGACCAGCTCAGCGGAGGCGCTGGCAACGACACTTACTTCTTCAGCCGAGGCTGGGGGCAGGACACCATCGCCGATAACGGCAATGGGCTGGATGTCATTCGGTTCGCTGCCGGAATCATGCCAAGCGATATCCAGGCGCTGCATCGGAGCGGAGACCTGATTCTCAACCTTAAAGGTTCGACAGACTCCATCCGCGTGGTCGGCTACTTCCTCAACAACGGCACGGGCAGCAATGCCATCGAAGAGATCCGCTTCGCCAATGGCCAGCTCTGGAGCTTTGGTCAAGTGCATGCCTTGGCGCTGCGAGGGGAGAACGGAGATGATCTGCTCAACGGCTTCAACACCGCCGATACGCTGGATGGGGGAGCAGGAAACGACACCCTCAACGGCGCGGAAGGTAACGACCTGTTATATGGCGGCGACGGCAACGACGTACTGAACGGCGGTACCGGCAACGACACCATGCGCGGCGGCTTCGGTAACGACACCTATGTGGTCGACTCGCTTGGCGATGTGATCCTGGAAAACTCCAACGAGGGTATCGACACCATCGAGTCCAGCATCAGCATTCCCAGTCCGCTCAGCGCCAATATCGAGAACCTGCGTCTGACTGGCAATGGCAACCTGACCGGCATCGGCAACTCCGCGAACAATCTGATCACCGGCAATCAGGGCGCCAACTACCTGGTCGGCAATGCCGGCAACGACACGCTGAGTGGCGAAGGTGGCAATGACACCCTCGAAGGCGGCATCGGCAATGATGTTTACCGCTTCGCCCGAGGCTGGGGCGCCGATACGGTGCAGAACTACGAGTCACTCTCGAACGGTCTGGATGCCATCGAGTTCGCTGCGGACATCCAGCCAGGCGACATCCGCGCCTCACGAAGCGGAAGCAACCTGGTGCTGAGCCTCAATGGCAGCAGTGACCGCATCACTGTCACCAACTACTTCCAGAACGACGGCGCCACCTCCTATGCGGTGGACGAGATCCGCTTCGCCAACGGTACCCGCTGGAGCATCTCGACAATCAAGGCGATGGTCCTGCTGGGCACTAGCGGTAACGACACGCTAACCGGCTACGCCAGCGCCGATAGCATCATCGGCGGCGCCGGCAACGACAGCATTATCGGTGGCAGTGGCAACGATACGCTCGATGGTGGCAGCGGAAACGATTCGATCGCTGGTGGTTTCGGCGATGATCGCTTGGTGGGCGGTACGGGCAACGACCAGCTGCTAGGTGGCTCAGGTAATGACCTCTACACCTTCGCCCGGGGCTGGGGTCAGGATGTGATCTTGGACACCGAGGGTGCACTGGATGTAATCGATTTCGCGGCGGGGATCACGCCCGACGATATCACCGTCAGCCATGACGGTGACGACCTGCTGCTGAAACTGCTGGGCAGCACCGACAGCATCCGGGTCGTGGGCTACTTCGGTACCGAAGGCACTGCCGCCGTGGAGCAGGTCCGCTTCGTCGACGGCACCCAGTGGCTGCCAGAGCAGCTCCGATCGCAAGTGCTGCAGGGCGATGCCGGTAACGACAGTCTGATTGGGTTCGCCAGTGCCGACGTGCTCATGGGCCAGGCCGGCAACGATAGCCTGTCCGGCCTGGCAGGCAATGACACGCTGTACGGCGGTGCAGGGAACGACCTGCTGGACGGTGGAGATGGCGATGACCTGCTGAGTGGCGATACTGGCGCCGATACGCTGATCGGTGGCGCAGGCGATGACCGCTACTGGGTGGATGCCGATGACGTGGTGATCGAAGCCATGGATAGCGGTACAGACACGATCGAGTCACGCGCCTCTTGGATTTTGGGCGACAACATCGAAAACCTGATTCTCAGCGGGCCAGCGGTAGAAGGCATCGGCAATGCGCTGAACAACGACATCCAAGGTGGCTACGGCAACAACCTGTTGCGCGGTGAAGCCGGTGATGATCGTCTCAACGGCGGGCTTGGCAACGACACCCTGGTGGGCGGTACGGGCAACGATACATACGTATTCGACAACTACTGGGGACAGGACGTCATCCACAACCAGGACGATGGTGTCGGCAAGCACGACGTCATCGAGTTCGCGGCCTTCAACCCCGAGCACATCAGCTTCCGCCGTGTCGCTGACAACCTGGTATTCAGCCGCAATAACACTCAAGACACACTCACCGTCATCGACTTCTTCCAGGGCGATGGCACGGGCCCGGCCTCCATCGAGGAAGTCCGCTTTGGCAATGGCGTCGTCTGGACCGGCGACTATATCCGCAACAGCACGCTGCAGAGTTCTTCCGGCAACGATACCCTGCGGGGCTTCTCCACCAATGACGGCATCGCCGGGGATGACGGCCATGATGAACTGTACGGCCTGGGCGGCGATGACACCCTCGACGGCGGTGCAGGTGATGACAGGCTGTTTGGCGGCGCTGGGAACGACCGCCTGCTGGGTGGCCTGGGCAATGACAGCATGGAAGGCGGAACCGGTGATGACATCTACCAGGTCGACTCCCTGGACGATGCAGTGATCGAGAACCCGGATGCGGGCATCGACACCATCGAATCCAGCGTAAGCCTGACCCTCGGTAGCAATATCGAGAACCTGCTGCTCACCGGTACCACGGCCATCAACGGCACAGGCAATACGCTGGACAACCTGCTCATCGGCAACGAGGCAGCTAACCTGCTCAGCGGCGGCGCGGGTGCTGATCGCCTGATCGGTGGCGCCGGCAACGATACACTCAGCGGTGGAGCGGGCAACGACATCTATGTGTTCGAGCGAGGCTGGGGTCAAGACACGCTGAACAACTTCGACTCCAGCGCCGGTAAGCGCGACACCATCGAGTTTGGCATGGGGATATCTCCCAGCGACATCGGCGTCCGAAAGTCTGGGTCAGATCTGCAATTGACGCTCAAAGGCAGCGATGACCGAATCACTATCACCAATGCGCTCGTCCTCGGCTGGAACGCTACTTACGTTGTGAATGAAGTCCGTTTCGCCGACGGCACCGTTTGGAACGCCGAGCAGTTACGCACCCAGTCGATGCAAGGCGGTGATGGAAACGATTGGCTGGGCGGATACAATTTTGATGACCTGATTGTCGGCGGCCTAGGTAACGATTCGCTGGGAGGCCTGGGCGGCAACGACACCCTCGATGGCGGGCCTGGCAACGATAACCTGCAGGGCGGTTACGGCAACGATGTCTACCTCTTTACCCGCGGCTGGGGCCAGGACACCATCGCCGACGTGGATGTGGCGTCCGGCAGTGCCGACGCCATTGTCTTCGGTGAAGGGATTACACCCGAGGACATCGTATTCAGCCATGCGGATGGCAATCTCAACCTCCAGCTCAGAGGCTCGACCGACAGCATCAGCGTGTACGGCTACTTCCGTTTCAACACTCACGTGATCGAGGAAATACGCTTCGCTGATGGCAGTGTCGTGACCTACCAGCAACTCCATCAGTCATTCCTGACCGGGGGTGATGGCAACGATGTCCGAACCGGCTTCCCTCTGAACGATCTGCTCTCGGGCGGCCTTGGCAATGACAGCCTACGTGGTGTTAACGGCAACGACACTTTGCTGGGCGGCGCGGGAGACGACTGGCTGCATGGAGGATTCGGTGATGACCTGCTTCAGGGCGGTACCGGAAACGATACCCTCCTAGGTGGAGCCGGTTCTGACACCTACCTGTTTGGCCGCGGTGATGGTCAAGACAGGATCGACAACTCCGAAGCGACTGCCGATAGTCTGGACACTCTGTCGTTCAGCGAGGGCATATCAGCAGAGCAACTCTGGTTCCGCCAGAGCGGCAACAACCTGGATGTCAGTCTGGTCGGTGGCAGTGAGCGGATCACCATCGCGAACTGGTACAAAGGGAGCGCCTATCAGCTCGACCAGTTCAAGTCTGCCGATGGCAAGACCTTGCTGGACGGCCAAGTACAAGGGCTGGTGGATGCGATGGCCGCGTTCGGCGTACCAGCGGGGGCTGAGGGTAATCTCACTACGGCCCAACGAGATGAGCTCAATCTGGTGATCGCTGCCAACTGGCAGTGA